The nucleotide sequence TGGATTTTGTAATAATGGTGTTTAATAATGAATAAAGGTATAATTGAAGATACTTTTGCAGAATGTTTTTCTGGAAAGTATATAAGGGCTTTGATTACTGCAGAAGATGATGAAACTCTTAAAAAAGCTGCATATGATTCTACTTCAACTCCTGGTGCAGTTATTGGAAGAATTGAAGGAGGAGTTGAAAGATTTGTTGGAAAAAATGAAACTCCTGATGGTAGAAAAGGGGTTATTGTCCAATATTGGTTTGGGCTTGATGATCTGGAAAAATTTGAACTAGAGTTATCTTATAGAATTCGTCAAGACATTTTAGTAAAACCATTTACACGAATGTTTAGCTATCCAAAAGAGTCTGATTCTAAGGGATCTATTGGGACAATGAAACAAGTTGGTCATTGTGGGGATGGATATGAATGGATAGAAAATAAATTTGATCGTGAGATGATTAATGTTCCAATAGCTGTTCCTGACTTTCAAATTGAATCAAAACTTGTATATGATGAAGGAATTATGGGAGCTAACTTTTGGTATATGTGTAAAACAAAAGAAGCTGTACTTGGTGCTGGTGAATTAGCTATTGATGCGATAATGGATGTTGAAGGGGCAATATCTCCTTTTGGAATTTGTTCAGCTGCTTCTAAGACTGAAACTAACTATCCATGGATCGGTCCAACTACTAATCACCCATTTTGTCCT is from Methanobrevibacter sp. TMH8 and encodes:
- a CDS encoding formylmethanofuran--tetrahydromethanopterin N-formyltransferase, which gives rise to MNKGIIEDTFAECFSGKYIRALITAEDDETLKKAAYDSTSTPGAVIGRIEGGVERFVGKNETPDGRKGVIVQYWFGLDDLEKFELELSYRIRQDILVKPFTRMFSYPKESDSKGSIGTMKQVGHCGDGYEWIENKFDREMINVPIAVPDFQIESKLVYDEGIMGANFWYMCKTKEAVLGAGELAIDAIMDVEGAISPFGICSAASKTETNYPWIGPTTNHPFCPSLKKDISEISKVPDSVNYIPEIVINGTDMEIAKLAMKNAIESILDSVYASDIVKISAGNFNGKLGQYNINLLDLF